From one Micromonospora siamensis genomic stretch:
- a CDS encoding cobalamin B12-binding domain-containing protein, translating to MATTSPTSPWTGRELTAILSSTSSDSHMWNLTYMQLLLEEHGYRVTNLGACVPTEVLAERCADDSPTLIVISTVNGHGHLDGAHAVRRLRQIPSLAATPTVIGGKLGIHSVDQDEVRHLRDAGFDAVFGDTAADLDEFSVFLRDLAADVQTTAVAPPVLLDAEATFTPAAALPLPHQPGELA from the coding sequence ATGGCAACGACATCACCGACATCGCCGTGGACCGGCCGCGAACTCACGGCGATCCTTTCCAGCACCTCCTCCGATTCACATATGTGGAATCTGACCTACATGCAGCTCCTGCTCGAAGAGCACGGATACCGCGTGACGAACCTCGGGGCGTGCGTACCGACGGAGGTGCTGGCCGAACGATGCGCGGACGACTCGCCGACGCTGATCGTCATCAGCACGGTCAACGGTCACGGACACCTCGACGGGGCGCACGCCGTCCGGCGTCTGCGCCAGATCCCGTCCCTCGCGGCCACCCCCACCGTGATCGGCGGGAAGCTCGGTATCCACTCGGTTGATCAGGACGAGGTACGGCACCTGCGCGACGCCGGCTTCGACGCCGTGTTCGGGGACACCGCAGCCGACCTGGACGAGTTCAGCGTGTTCCTGCGCGACCTGGCTGCGGACGTCCAGACCACGGCCGTAGCACCGCCCGTCCTGCTCGACGCCGAGGCGACGTTCACCCCGGCGGCGGCCCTCCCGCTCCCGCACCAGCCGGGCGAGTTGGCATGA
- a CDS encoding methylaspartate mutase produces the protein MKPAGAGTRPQRPDGAASPFGEHVARMAAQQRLIVQPRMGMGDPVDMQAGLMAVKAAEASTIGTITLDSYTRCNDDAGVRRAMAGDGELNGYPIVAHSSSVTSAMVDSVRDPSFVVQVRHGSAAPQRIFEAIAMAGLDATEGGPISYCLPYSRLPLAESVVNWATCCETFGRLREEGYEPHLETFGGCMLGQLCPPSLLVAISVLEALFFRQHGLRSISLSYAQQTNATQDLEAIAVLSTLAAELLPDVDWHVVLYAYMGVYPSTVSGTARLLDDAARLAVRSGAARLIVKTAVEAYRIPTISENVTALEHAAAAAQRERSVGQPEPPTDTGILAEARTLIEAVLDLGNDLDRTLSVAVERGLLDVPYCLHPDNLGRTRTVLDRDGRLYWSDTGALPLPRPTASASGRTGSADFRRALNYVARKYDSAPPSRTYRRVRPAPNSAASTPAGRRGSAS, from the coding sequence ATGAAGCCTGCAGGAGCCGGTACGCGACCCCAGCGACCCGACGGCGCAGCGTCACCGTTCGGTGAGCACGTCGCGCGGATGGCCGCACAGCAGCGACTAATCGTCCAACCCCGGATGGGCATGGGCGACCCGGTGGACATGCAGGCGGGTCTCATGGCCGTCAAGGCCGCTGAGGCATCGACCATCGGCACGATCACGCTCGACAGCTACACGCGGTGCAACGACGACGCCGGGGTACGACGGGCCATGGCCGGGGACGGCGAACTCAACGGCTACCCGATAGTGGCCCACAGCAGTTCGGTGACGTCGGCGATGGTGGATTCGGTACGGGACCCGTCCTTCGTCGTCCAGGTGCGCCACGGCTCGGCGGCGCCGCAGCGCATCTTCGAGGCGATCGCCATGGCCGGTCTCGACGCCACCGAGGGCGGTCCGATCTCGTATTGCCTGCCCTACAGCCGGCTCCCGCTGGCTGAGTCGGTCGTCAACTGGGCGACGTGCTGTGAGACGTTCGGTCGGCTCCGAGAAGAGGGATACGAGCCGCACCTGGAAACGTTCGGTGGCTGCATGCTCGGCCAGCTGTGCCCGCCCAGCCTGCTGGTGGCCATCAGCGTGCTCGAAGCACTCTTCTTCCGCCAGCACGGGCTGCGCAGCATCTCGCTCAGCTACGCCCAGCAGACCAACGCGACCCAGGACCTGGAAGCCATCGCCGTGCTGTCCACCCTCGCCGCCGAGTTGCTTCCGGACGTGGACTGGCACGTCGTGCTCTACGCCTACATGGGCGTCTATCCGAGCACCGTGTCCGGCACGGCCCGCCTGCTCGACGACGCGGCGCGCCTCGCGGTCCGGTCCGGCGCGGCCCGGCTCATCGTCAAGACGGCGGTGGAGGCGTACCGCATCCCGACCATCTCGGAGAACGTCACGGCGCTGGAGCACGCGGCCGCGGCCGCGCAGCGGGAGCGAAGCGTTGGCCAGCCGGAGCCGCCGACGGACACCGGCATCCTCGCCGAGGCCCGCACCCTGATCGAGGCGGTCCTCGATCTGGGAAACGACCTGGACCGCACCCTGTCCGTCGCGGTCGAGCGCGGCCTGCTCGACGTCCCCTACTGCCTGCACCCGGACAACCTCGGCCGCACGCGCACCGTCCTGGACCGCGACGGGCGCCTCTACTGGTCGGACACCGGCGCGCTGCCGCTGCCCCGACCGACCGCTTCGGCGTCCGGCCGGACCGGCTCCGCCGATTTCCGGCGCGCCCTGAACTACGTGGCGCGCAAGTACGACTCCGCGCCGCCGTCTCGCACCTACCGGCGGGTCAGGCCCGCCCCCAATTCGGCAGCTTCCACTCCTGCCGGGAGAAGAGGATCCGCATCATGA
- a CDS encoding asparagine synthetase A, whose product MTIAQSPLVNTAVISSAPDTAPDAAPVAMPVEPRAHLTNPRTRTVLGLQSRMIAAAREFLTREGITEVLPPIIGPVTDPGARGAKQVDVDYYGHRYKLMTSAILYKQTTLLTFDKIFYVAPNIRLEPLETADTARHLAEFHQIDVEVAGATREEITDLAERLVTHVTRRVLNECAQDLAALGRDRAALERACAAPFGRMSHAEAVRRLRELGHPQSPDAEIDWAGEVVLTREHDQPFFVTDYPKGSRGFYDRERPDMPDVLENFDLLAPEGYGEICSGSVRESDYARIVPRIRETGENPSKYDWYLRVLREGVPGSAGFGIGVERLTRYLAGLDAVWQASAFPKVPGVKAP is encoded by the coding sequence ATGACCATCGCCCAGTCCCCCCTCGTCAACACCGCCGTGATCTCGTCGGCACCCGACACCGCGCCGGACGCCGCGCCGGTGGCGATGCCGGTCGAGCCGCGCGCGCACCTGACCAACCCACGGACCCGCACCGTGCTCGGCCTGCAGAGTCGGATGATCGCCGCGGCCCGGGAGTTCCTGACCAGGGAAGGGATCACCGAGGTCCTCCCCCCGATCATCGGTCCGGTGACCGACCCCGGCGCACGTGGGGCCAAGCAGGTGGATGTGGATTACTACGGCCACCGGTACAAGCTGATGACCAGCGCGATCCTCTACAAGCAGACGACGCTGCTGACCTTCGACAAGATTTTCTACGTCGCTCCCAACATCCGTCTCGAGCCGCTGGAGACCGCGGACACCGCGCGGCACCTGGCGGAGTTCCACCAGATCGACGTGGAGGTGGCCGGCGCGACCCGGGAAGAGATCACGGACCTAGCCGAGCGGCTCGTGACCCACGTGACGCGCCGGGTACTGAACGAGTGCGCGCAGGACCTGGCCGCGCTCGGCCGGGACCGGGCCGCCCTCGAGCGCGCCTGCGCCGCACCGTTCGGGCGGATGAGCCACGCCGAGGCCGTGCGGCGTCTGCGGGAGCTCGGCCATCCGCAGAGCCCGGACGCGGAGATCGACTGGGCGGGCGAGGTGGTCCTCACCCGCGAGCACGACCAGCCGTTCTTCGTGACCGACTACCCGAAGGGCTCGCGCGGCTTCTACGACCGGGAGCGACCCGACATGCCGGACGTGCTGGAGAACTTCGACCTGCTGGCACCGGAGGGCTACGGGGAGATCTGCAGCGGCAGCGTGCGCGAGAGCGACTACGCGCGGATCGTCCCGCGTATTCGCGAGACCGGGGAGAATCCGTCGAAGTACGACTGGTATCTGCGGGTGCTGCGGGAGGGAGTGCCCGGTAGCGCCGGGTTCGGGATCGGTGTGGAGCGGCTGACCAGGTACCTCGCTGGTCTCGACGCCGTGTGGCAGGCCAGCGCCTTTCCCAAGGTGCCCGGGGTGAAGGCACCGTGA
- a CDS encoding glutamate synthase-related protein has product MEQITAEGFPADQVRARARLGAACAFPPRSEYGTSLVGAGMSGTSSAPPADALDALRLAPPVFMPRRLEKLIELGREPLYADVNTACAVGGFRSLLPLFVSALGSTKVSGADLGECVAEQAGRLGLPMVIGENVVPVTGYGRSGACAAGSMLSRLRRYSSVLADGHGGVAVQQSTQDADAEVWNLVYSDPSAAPLLDSGRLAFELKVGQGAKPGLGGMTIVEAEAARTLRGQFALDPIFAGADDAAELLLRSASPGTFTQEILRQQVHLMRNNFPRARIWVKLHPGRDVREAAEVCWEAGADAVTVDGAEGGSGWAPLGFLDHVGLPLSDCLRELGERPECLLVTGRMWEGARVVKALALGARAAGLGRAAFLAANEDPKEGLIRLVQCLALEIKLLVSALGKYACADVGAEDLWPVPPPASVPPVVERRQPAAALPAS; this is encoded by the coding sequence ATGGAGCAGATCACCGCCGAGGGCTTTCCCGCCGACCAGGTCCGTGCCCGCGCGCGGCTGGGCGCGGCCTGCGCCTTCCCGCCGCGGTCGGAGTACGGTACGTCGCTGGTCGGGGCGGGCATGTCGGGCACGTCCAGCGCACCGCCGGCGGACGCCCTGGACGCGCTGCGGCTGGCACCGCCGGTGTTCATGCCTCGCCGGCTGGAGAAGCTGATCGAGCTCGGCCGCGAGCCGTTGTACGCCGACGTGAACACGGCCTGCGCGGTCGGCGGGTTCCGGTCGCTGCTGCCGCTGTTCGTCTCCGCGCTCGGCTCGACCAAGGTCTCCGGCGCGGACCTGGGTGAATGCGTTGCCGAGCAGGCGGGACGGCTGGGCCTGCCGATGGTGATCGGTGAGAACGTCGTGCCGGTCACCGGCTACGGCCGCTCCGGGGCGTGCGCCGCGGGATCGATGCTCTCCCGGTTGCGCCGCTACTCCTCGGTGCTCGCCGACGGGCACGGAGGGGTGGCTGTGCAGCAGAGCACGCAGGACGCCGACGCCGAGGTGTGGAACCTGGTGTACAGCGATCCCAGTGCCGCCCCGCTGCTGGACTCCGGACGTCTGGCCTTCGAACTGAAGGTGGGTCAGGGCGCGAAGCCCGGACTCGGCGGCATGACCATCGTCGAGGCAGAAGCGGCCCGCACGCTACGCGGCCAGTTCGCCCTCGATCCGATCTTCGCCGGCGCCGACGACGCGGCTGAACTCCTGCTGCGCAGCGCCAGCCCCGGCACCTTCACCCAGGAGATCCTGCGTCAGCAGGTGCACCTGATGCGCAACAACTTCCCGCGGGCCAGGATCTGGGTCAAGCTGCACCCCGGGCGCGACGTGCGGGAAGCCGCCGAGGTCTGCTGGGAAGCCGGGGCGGATGCGGTGACCGTCGACGGCGCGGAGGGCGGCTCGGGCTGGGCGCCGTTGGGTTTCCTGGACCACGTCGGCCTGCCCCTGTCCGACTGCTTGCGGGAACTCGGCGAACGGCCCGAATGCCTGCTGGTCACCGGCCGGATGTGGGAGGGCGCCCGGGTCGTCAAGGCCCTCGCCCTGGGGGCACGGGCGGCCGGGCTCGGCCGGGCCGCGTTCCTCGCCGCCAACGAGGACCCGAAGGAGGGCCTCATCCGTCTGGTCCAGTGTCTCGCGCTGGAGATCAAGCTCCTCGTCAGTGCGCTCGGCAAGTACGCCTGCGCCGATGTCGGCGCCGAGGATCTGTGGCCGGTGCCGCCTCCCGCCAGCGTCCCGCCTGTCGTGGAACGGCGGCAGCCCGCCGCGGCGCTGCCCGCCTCCTGA
- a CDS encoding MbtH family protein: MSTNPFEDDNANYVVLVNAENQHSLWPENIRVPDGWTVVHPSDSRQNCLAYVEQHWTDIRPASLIAAVSASE, encoded by the coding sequence ATGTCGACCAATCCGTTCGAGGACGACAACGCCAACTACGTCGTCCTGGTCAATGCCGAGAACCAGCACTCCCTGTGGCCGGAGAACATCCGGGTTCCCGACGGCTGGACGGTTGTGCACCCCAGTGACAGCCGCCAAAACTGCCTGGCCTACGTGGAGCAGCACTGGACCGACATCCGCCCGGCCAGCCTCATCGCCGCCGTGTCGGCGAGCGAGTGA
- a CDS encoding nuclear transport factor 2 family protein has protein sequence MSPAHLAGTTRPLRRRAAGEPADRLDLVRRHFDLIDAGDPEAMAELFESDAVYLRPGYEPFLGRAEILRFYREVRTIREGRHTLDTVIGADGQVAVRGSFTGRQNDGNPVDLRFSDFFDLGDTGRFHRRETFFAAPLI, from the coding sequence ATGAGCCCGGCACACCTGGCCGGCACAACGCGGCCGCTGCGCAGGCGCGCGGCTGGCGAGCCGGCGGATCGACTCGACCTGGTACGGCGCCACTTCGACCTGATCGACGCCGGCGACCCGGAGGCCATGGCGGAGCTGTTCGAATCGGACGCCGTCTACCTGCGCCCGGGGTACGAGCCATTCCTCGGACGAGCTGAGATTCTGCGGTTCTACCGCGAGGTGCGCACGATCCGCGAGGGTCGCCACACCCTGGACACGGTCATCGGGGCGGACGGCCAGGTGGCGGTACGCGGCAGTTTCACGGGTCGCCAGAACGACGGCAACCCCGTCGACCTGCGCTTCAGCGACTTCTTCGACCTCGGCGACACAGGCCGGTTCCACCGGCGGGAGACTTTCTTCGCCGCACCGCTCATCTGA